TACCTATTTTTCTGCTGATAACAATTCGTTTGTTGTTTTTTTCCTGAGAGGTATTTTGTAAGGAACCAATGAAGCCATATGGAATCAAAAGGTTGTTACTCAGCATGGTTGCCAATGCAATCGAGGAAACGATAATCATTGATATTGCAGCCGAAAATCCACCAAGAAAAACTATAACAGTTAGAAAATTATTATTAAAAAATTGAGGAATTAACAATGAATAGGTATCAGAATTGAGTCCTTTTCCTTCAAAAAGAATATTTCCGCCCCAAGCAATAGGAAAAACAAAAATATTGAACAGTAATAAATATAATGGAAATAACCACATCGCAGTTCGAATATGGGATTCTTTATTATTCTCTACAATTGCGGTATGAAATTGTCTTGGTAAAAGAAAAATCGCAAACATGGACAAAATACAAAGAAAAAACCAATTGATTCCGCTGCTGAGATCGCCTATTGAATTCTTTTTGTCAAAATTTTCAAGAACAGCTGCTTTGGTGTAAATATCATCAAATCCGTCGTAAACGAAATAAGTTACATAAACGCCAATGATTAAAAAGAAAACTAATTTCAATATCGATTCCATCGCCACTGCGGTTACAATTCCACGTCTTTTTTCGGAAGCATCCACATATTTTGTTCCGTAATAAGAAGCAAATAATGCCAGCGCCAGACAAACATAAGTTGTTGTATCATTGAAGATATTAGAACTCGACTGCGTTTTTGTTACAATATGAAACGTATCCGAAATTGATTTTAGTTGTAATGAAATGTAAGGTAAGATTCCGAAAATACAAATTACAGTAACCAAAGCGCCAAGAAATCGGCTGTTTCCGTATCTCAATGAAATGAAATCAGCAATACTCGAAATTTTGTTTACTCTTGAAATTCGGATAATTCTTTTAAGGATAATCATCCAAGTCGGAATGATTATTATGGGACCTAAATAAATGGGAATGTAACTTAAACCAGAGTTTGCGGCAAGACCAATGCTGCCATAATACGTCCAGGCTGTACAATATACAGCTAATGAAAAGGAATAAATGTAAGGGTTATTCGTCCATTTAGAATGACTCCTTTTTTCGGCCCAATAGGCGATGTAAAAGAGAATTGACAAATAAAGTCCTAAAATCAATAAAAGTCCTATGCTACTCATAATATTTTTTTATGATTAGGTAGGTGATGGCAATAGAAAACAGCCATGCAGAAAACAGATAGATGTATATAATCGGGAAACCAAATAATGGTTTAGAACTGTCAAATAATAGCAAAAGCGGAATGTTCAATGCTAATAACATTAGCATTGAAAGGATAACCAACTTTTGTTCATGTCTTTTTTTCATACTAAAATTCTACTTGCTTTTCAGCGGGATATGGATCGCCTTTTACTTTGTTTTTTTATCCTGGCGATTTCATGGTAATTAAAATAAGCAATCTCTACAAGTAAATGTAGAGATTGCCTATTAGAAAATTTATTTGTGACCTCTTTCGTCATAGTCGCCCATTAAGGCGTAATAACCAAAGGTTCCTAATCCTAAAACGATTAACGGTGTTAGTATAAAAAGGATGATAATCCCAAATACCAAATCGTCTTGTTTGCCCGATGCAAATTTTGGTAATCCAAATTCGAAAATGCAAAAATAAGCAGCGGCAATGGCTAAGGCTATCCAAACCAATCCTAAAACTCTTTTTATCTGATTCATATCTATATTTTTTAAATGTGAGCGTTTTTATCTTTATTCTTAATGTAAACCATTCCTACTATAAACGAAACCGATGCGATAACAATTGGATACCACAATCCTTCCAAGTAGAACTCTGCATCTCCGGCATCTTTTGCATGCGTTACAAAGTAAGTAGATATAGCTGGAAGCAATCCTCCAAAGATT
This region of Flavobacterium lacustre genomic DNA includes:
- a CDS encoding DUF6814 family protein gives rise to the protein MNQIKRVLGLVWIALAIAAAYFCIFEFGLPKFASGKQDDLVFGIIILFILTPLIVLGLGTFGYYALMGDYDERGHK